In a single window of the Burkholderia pyrrocinia genome:
- a CDS encoding STAS/SEC14 domain-containing protein, with protein MIQYRTEPDSPVIEISVEGKITDHELREAIERMRGDLELNGKTRVLERIEHFTGIEPKALWTDITLGVPVSRKVTRAAVVADAGWIRASIHLARFFTKAEVKVFHVDELEQARVWINT; from the coding sequence ATGATCCAGTATCGCACCGAGCCCGATTCCCCTGTCATCGAAATTTCCGTCGAAGGCAAAATCACCGACCACGAACTGCGCGAGGCCATCGAGCGCATGCGTGGCGATCTCGAGCTGAACGGCAAGACCCGCGTGCTCGAACGCATCGAGCATTTCACCGGCATCGAGCCGAAGGCGCTGTGGACCGACATAACGCTCGGCGTTCCCGTGAGTCGCAAGGTCACGCGCGCCGCCGTGGTGGCCGATGCAGGCTGGATCCGAGCGTCGATACATCTGGCGCGGTTCTTTACGAAGGCCGAAGTCAAGGTATTCCACGTCGACGAGCTGGAGCAGGCGCGCGTCTGGATCAACACCTGA
- a CDS encoding alginate lyase family protein yields MAFRLSLRAAATIPVLSIVMLGGCTAATQHHTDATGTYQSHTDAHPKPAPGARVAGAPFVHPGLLHTESDFTRMRVNVAARRQPWFDGWQRLVANRHASLDWKPNPQPAIYRGRNPDHAENYATLFNDAAAAYALALRWKITGDDAYAQHAIDVLNAWSRTLTTIDGSSDKFLASGIYGYQLANAGEILRTSPQWRADDFRRFQSMMLGVFYPMNHDFLTRHNGARIDHYWANWDLANMASMLAIGVLTDRHDIYAEAVDYFRHGAGNGSIEHVVWKLYPDGLGQVQESGRDQGHTMLDIALLGPFCQMAWSQGDDLYGYDDNRFLRGAEYAARYNLGKDVPYTQYTNSDVTQPVISPGSRGDGRPIWALVYNHYVVLKGLSAPDVEAYARKVAPEGGGGDYGPNSGGFDQLGYGTLTYTLK; encoded by the coding sequence ATGGCATTTCGCCTGTCCTTGCGAGCAGCAGCCACGATTCCCGTTCTTAGCATCGTGATGCTCGGCGGGTGCACTGCCGCGACGCAGCACCATACCGACGCGACCGGTACGTATCAGTCACACACCGACGCACATCCGAAGCCTGCGCCCGGCGCCCGCGTGGCCGGCGCACCTTTTGTCCACCCCGGCCTGCTGCATACGGAGAGCGATTTCACGCGCATGCGCGTGAACGTCGCCGCGCGGCGGCAGCCGTGGTTCGACGGCTGGCAACGCCTGGTTGCCAACCGGCATGCATCGCTCGACTGGAAGCCGAATCCGCAGCCGGCCATCTATCGCGGACGCAACCCCGACCACGCAGAGAATTACGCCACGCTCTTCAACGATGCCGCTGCGGCCTACGCGCTTGCGCTTCGATGGAAGATCACCGGCGACGACGCCTACGCGCAACACGCCATAGACGTCCTGAATGCGTGGTCGCGCACGCTGACGACGATCGATGGCAGTTCCGACAAGTTCCTGGCTTCCGGTATTTACGGCTACCAGCTGGCGAACGCCGGCGAAATCCTGCGCACGTCCCCGCAGTGGCGCGCCGACGATTTCCGGCGCTTCCAGTCGATGATGCTGGGCGTGTTCTATCCGATGAACCACGACTTCCTGACGCGCCACAACGGCGCAAGGATCGACCACTACTGGGCTAACTGGGATCTCGCAAACATGGCATCCATGCTGGCGATCGGGGTCCTGACCGACCGTCACGACATCTATGCCGAAGCGGTCGACTATTTCAGGCATGGCGCCGGCAACGGTTCAATCGAACACGTGGTGTGGAAGCTGTATCCGGATGGGCTGGGTCAGGTGCAGGAAAGCGGGCGAGACCAGGGGCATACCATGCTCGATATCGCGCTGCTCGGGCCGTTCTGCCAGATGGCCTGGAGCCAGGGGGACGATCTGTACGGATATGACGACAACCGGTTCCTGCGCGGAGCGGAATACGCCGCCCGATACAACCTCGGGAAGGACGTGCCTTACACGCAATACACGAACAGCGACGTCACGCAGCCCGTCATCTCGCCGGGTTCACGCGGTGACGGGCGTCCGATCTGGGCACTCGTCTACAACCATTACGTCGTGCTCAAGGGGCTCTCCGCGCCGGACGTCGAGGCTTATGCCCGCAAGGTCGCGCCGGAAGGCGGCGGTGGCGACTACGGTCCCAACAGCGGCGGCTTCGATCAGCTCGGATATGGGACGTTGACATATACGCTCAAATGA
- a CDS encoding DEAD/DEAH box helicase: protein MSFASLGLIDPLLRNVQDRNYQTPTPVQAKAIPAVLSGKDVMAAAQTGTGKTAGFALPLLQRLVQHGPAVSSNRVRVLVLVPTRELAEQVLQSFVDYGKGLDLRFLAAYGGVSINPQMMKLRKGVDVLVATPGRLLDLNRQNAVQFDQVQTLVLDEADRMLDLGFARELNAVFAALPTQRQTLLFSATFTDDIRTMAAGILRGPVNISVSPPNVTASKIKQWVVTVDKRNKPDLFMHLVAENNWEHALVFVKTRKGVDYLAAMLDEAGYAIDTIHGDKPQPARLRALERFKTGEVNMLVATDVAARGLDIDDLPLVINVDLPIVAQDYVHRIGRTGRAGASGVAVSLVCADEAPQLAAIEALIRQTLPREEEPGFEAEHRVPETSATGQIVKKPKKPKKPKVPQAASGATQVPGKKPRPQGGENKRKPAAQRAVAAGKGAGLSSGNPFGVQKPRSKPAGKSAAGSRKPAGKPAGGRGKRQP, encoded by the coding sequence ATGTCTTTTGCCTCGCTTGGCCTGATCGATCCCCTGCTGCGTAATGTGCAGGACCGCAATTACCAGACACCCACGCCGGTGCAGGCCAAGGCGATTCCTGCAGTGCTCAGCGGCAAGGACGTCATGGCCGCGGCACAGACCGGCACCGGCAAGACGGCGGGTTTCGCGCTTCCCCTGTTGCAGCGGCTGGTGCAACACGGGCCGGCGGTGTCCAGCAACCGCGTGCGCGTTCTGGTGCTGGTGCCCACGCGTGAGCTGGCTGAACAGGTGCTGCAAAGCTTTGTCGATTACGGCAAAGGCCTCGACTTGCGATTTCTGGCCGCCTACGGCGGTGTGAGCATCAACCCGCAGATGATGAAGTTGCGCAAGGGCGTGGATGTGCTCGTTGCCACGCCGGGCCGTTTGCTGGATCTCAATCGCCAGAACGCAGTGCAGTTCGATCAGGTACAAACGCTGGTGCTGGATGAAGCCGACCGCATGCTGGATCTCGGCTTTGCGCGCGAACTCAATGCTGTCTTTGCTGCGTTGCCCACCCAGCGCCAGACTCTGCTGTTCTCCGCCACGTTTACCGACGATATCCGCACGATGGCGGCGGGCATTCTGCGCGGCCCGGTCAATATCAGCGTCAGCCCGCCCAATGTCACGGCCAGCAAGATCAAGCAGTGGGTGGTGACGGTGGATAAAAGGAACAAGCCCGACCTCTTCATGCACCTCGTGGCCGAGAACAACTGGGAGCACGCGCTGGTGTTCGTCAAAACCCGCAAAGGCGTGGATTACCTGGCGGCCATGCTGGATGAAGCGGGCTATGCGATCGACACCATCCACGGCGACAAACCGCAACCCGCGCGCCTGCGTGCGCTGGAGCGCTTCAAGACGGGCGAAGTCAATATGCTGGTCGCCACCGATGTGGCTGCGCGCGGGCTGGATATCGACGATCTGCCGCTGGTGATCAACGTCGATCTGCCGATCGTGGCGCAAGACTATGTGCACCGTATCGGCCGTACCGGCCGCGCGGGCGCCAGCGGCGTGGCGGTGTCCCTCGTGTGTGCCGACGAAGCGCCGCAACTGGCCGCGATCGAAGCGCTGATCCGGCAAACGCTGCCCCGTGAAGAAGAGCCGGGTTTTGAAGCCGAACACCGCGTGCCGGAAACCAGCGCAACGGGCCAGATCGTCAAGAAGCCCAAAAAGCCGAAGAAGCCCAAAGTGCCGCAAGCTGCGTCGGGCGCCACGCAGGTGCCCGGCAAAAAGCCGCGCCCGCAAGGCGGCGAAAACAAACGCAAGCCTGCGGCGCAGCGCGCAGTAGCCGCAGGTAAAGGCGCAGGTTTGTCCAGCGGTAACCCATTCGGCGTGCAGAAGCCACGCAGCAAACCCGCCGGCAAGTCGGCCGCGGGTTCACGCAAGCCGGCTGGCAAGCCCGCTGGTGGCCGCGGCAAACGTCAGCCCTGA